DNA sequence from the Bradyrhizobium diazoefficiens genome:
TTGAAGGCGTGCGGCAGAACCAGCTCATCGGCTACGGCCTCGTTGTCGGCCTCAACGGCACCGGCGACACCCTCAACAACATCCCGTTCACCAAGCAGTCGCTGCAAGCGATGCTCGAGCGAATGGGCGTCAACATCCGCGGCGCCACCATCCGTACCGGCAACGTCGCGGCCGTGATGGTCACAGGCAATCTGCCGGCCTTTGCGACGCAAGGCACACGCATGGACGTCACGGTATCCGCCCTTGGCGATGCCAAGGATCTGCGCGGCGGCACCCTGCTGGTCACCCCCCTCCTCGGCGCCGACGGCAACGTCTATGCGGTGGCGCAGGGCTCGCTCGCGATCTCTGGCTTCCAGGCCGAGGGCGAAGCGGCGAAAATCGTGCGCGGCGTTCCGACCGTGGGCCGCATCGCCAACGGCGCCATCATCGAGCGCGAGATCGAGTTCGCGCTGAACCGGCTGCCCAACGTGCGGCTGGCGCTGCGCAACGCCGACTTCACCACGGCCAAGCGCATCGCGGCCGCGATCAACGACTATCTCGGCGTCAAGAGCGCCGAGCCGATCGATCCCTCGACGGTGCAGCTTGCAATCCCGCCGGAGTTCAAGGGCAACGTGGTCGCCTTCCTCACCGAAATCGAGCAGCTTCAGGTCGAGCCCGATCTTGCCGCCAAGATCGTGATCGACGAACGCTCGGGCATCATTGTGATGGGTCGCGACGTCCGCGTCGCCACCGTCGCGGTCGCCCAAGGCAATCTCACGGTGACGATCTCCGAGAGCCCACAGGTGAGCCAACCCAACCCGCTGTCGCGGGGCCGGACCGTGGTGACGCCGCGCTCCAGCGTCGGCGTCACCGAGGACGGCAAGAAATTCGCCGTCGTCAAGGACGGCGTCTCGCTGCAGCAGCTCGTCGACGGCCTCAACGGCCTTGGCATCGGCCCGCGCGACCTCATCAGCATCCTCCAGGCGATCAAGGCGGCCGGAGCGATCGAAGCCGACATCGAGGTGATGTGATGCAGACCGGCATGATCAACACCGCGCACGTCGTGACCGCCGCCCTTTCAAACCCCGCCTTCTCGGTCGAGAGCCGCAACGGCCGACCCGACTTCGAACTCGCCGCCGCGCTTCAGAAGGTCTCGCCGCAGCAGCAGGCGAAGGCGCAGAAGACCGCCACCGATTTCGAGGCGATGTTCCTCAACAGCATGTTCTCGCAGATGACATCTAGCTTGAAGGGCGAAGGCCCGTTCGGCGACACGCCGGGCACCGGCGTGTGGCGCTCGATGCTGACCGAGCAATATTCCAAGAACTTCGCCAAGGCCGGCGGCGTCGGTGTCGCCACGGAAGTCTACCGCACCCTGATCATGCAGCAGGCCAAAACCATCCGCACGGCATAAGGTCAAACGACATGAACCACTTCAACGCGTCACGTCGGCCGATGCCTGCGCAGCGTCCGAACACGCCCGAGAGCGCTGCGGCGCGCAAGCTCGCCGAGGACCTGATGGACGCGATGAGCGCCCTGCTCGGCCTGGTCGAGCGCGAGACCGAGCTCGTCCGCGCGGGCAAGGTTCGCGAAGCCATGACGCTCGAGGGCCAGAAGCA
Encoded proteins:
- a CDS encoding flagellar basal body P-ring protein FlgI; its protein translation is MPGVRWARIVSGVFGVACAALSALSAPSASATSRIKDLANIEGVRQNQLIGYGLVVGLNGTGDTLNNIPFTKQSLQAMLERMGVNIRGATIRTGNVAAVMVTGNLPAFATQGTRMDVTVSALGDAKDLRGGTLLVTPLLGADGNVYAVAQGSLAISGFQAEGEAAKIVRGVPTVGRIANGAIIEREIEFALNRLPNVRLALRNADFTTAKRIAAAINDYLGVKSAEPIDPSTVQLAIPPEFKGNVVAFLTEIEQLQVEPDLAAKIVIDERSGIIVMGRDVRVATVAVAQGNLTVTISESPQVSQPNPLSRGRTVVTPRSSVGVTEDGKKFAVVKDGVSLQQLVDGLNGLGIGPRDLISILQAIKAAGAIEADIEVM
- the flgJ gene encoding flagellar assembly peptidoglycan hydrolase FlgJ, encoding MQTGMINTAHVVTAALSNPAFSVESRNGRPDFELAAALQKVSPQQQAKAQKTATDFEAMFLNSMFSQMTSSLKGEGPFGDTPGTGVWRSMLTEQYSKNFAKAGGVGVATEVYRTLIMQQAKTIRTA